One genomic window of Miscanthus floridulus cultivar M001 unplaced genomic scaffold, ASM1932011v1 fs_477_1_2, whole genome shotgun sequence includes the following:
- the LOC136531925 gene encoding uncharacterized protein, translated as MGVDQADDPGRRWHDRSLQVAGSAVARPTIAVSRGGHGMPGAPRGESGSTGAGGTAATGECSGGGRQGGPRREAGGGGQSEAKARTAMEGGGGPLAVARATSRRQQRDAGRPRGDGGSSGARLCYGERGREARGP; from the coding sequence ATGGGAGTGGATCAGGCCGACGATCCGGGCCGGCGGTGGCACGACCGCTCGCTACAGGTGGCGGggtcggcggtggcgcggccgacgATAGCGGTGTCGCGCGGCGGGCACGGGATGCCCGGGGCTCCGCgcggcgagtccggctcgacgggcgcAGGAGGCACGGCGGCCACGGGCGAGTGCAgtggtggagggcggcaaggcgggccgcggcgcgaggccggcggtggaggccaAAGCGAGGCTAAGGCGAGGACGGCGATGGAGGGCGGAGGAGGGCCGCTGGCCGTGGCGCGGGCGACTAGCCGCCGTCAACAGCGCGACGCGGGGCGGCCTCGGGGCGACGGCGGCAGCAGCGGAGCTCGGCTCTGCTACGGCGAGAGAGGAAGGGAGGCTCGGGGCCCATAG